The proteins below are encoded in one region of Dehalococcoidia bacterium:
- a CDS encoding UvrD-helicase domain-containing protein, which translates to MSGLDSLPLSDADARGRIRDDLDSTLFVEAGAGTGKTHELVERVVRLVCAGRAQMRSIAAITFTEAAAAELRDRIREALERAARDESLPAEERERCRIAAGEVDAAAVETLHAFAGRILSSYPLEARLPPVIAMQDETRASIAFGEKWEEFIDRLLDDPAMELTLLRAYVLGLRPEKLRAVALAFHRNWDRLEDAAPDSSEWEPPDLAPLLAALSEACGYARCCVNAEDRLYCHLETLKRYCDRLEGATDELDVLRVLAEKTRIGFGYGNKSNWSGVTPGDLRDMLTEAELLRGEMLTAARRAALAPLLAALRRFVLDYADERRRQGTLEFHDLLVQARDLLRRNREVRRSLRRRFSHLLIDEFQDTDPLQIEIAVLLASDDDAGDGPFSWQAAKVEEGRLFFVGDPKQSIYRFRRADIALYQAVQRRFEASTVRLTQNFRSLRFVIDWVNGVFPELMGAEARDGQAAYEKLFARREPPDGATTVHLLGGPSEGNIDAIRAKEAEEMVAAIRRIKAEGWPVAEKGGDGALSLRPARYADIAVLMPTRTGLPPLEQALEEAAIPYRVESRSLVYSSQEVRDLLTILRAIDDPTDEVALVAALRSPAFGCSDVDLLGFRQANGRWDCRRDPPSTLAPDHPVIAAMASLRGFHEKRTWMGISGVVEAVIRERRLFEIAFAHRRPRERWQRLRFVLDQARAFVEAGGSTLRQFVDWAEQQAEEGTRVVETVVPEADDDAVRIMTIHASKGLEFPIAALVGLNVEDRPRPQNAIVLWDRDGTPHVRIGPQNARFETEGFERLAAAEEEMDAFEKVRLLYVAATRARDHLIVSLHHKKGVECHAARLHERCREMPRLWRTLEFAKASGPPAEERASRRFEDSPEERAQWLEKRRRLLVERSRALVVSATGLAAEAAPSADPNLEKDAPAEEVPPWRKGRAGTSLGRAVHAVLQSVDLATGEGLEGAAQAQAAAEGIPDRADEIARRVRAALDAPSVREAVRGRYRREVYVAVPVDGIVLEGFIDLLYETDGGLVVVDYKTDAVPDEEEMARAMARYRLQGAAYALAVERALGRKVVACRFVFVQPTAAREQPIDDLASAMEDARAAVRTFAGSRGGG; encoded by the coding sequence ATGAGCGGCCTTGATTCGTTGCCTTTATCGGACGCGGATGCGCGCGGCCGTATCCGCGACGACCTCGACAGCACGCTGTTTGTCGAAGCGGGCGCGGGCACGGGCAAGACGCACGAACTGGTGGAGCGCGTGGTGCGCCTCGTTTGCGCCGGGCGCGCGCAGATGCGCTCGATCGCCGCCATCACCTTTACGGAGGCGGCGGCGGCGGAGCTGCGCGACCGCATAAGGGAAGCACTGGAGCGGGCCGCGCGCGACGAGTCGCTGCCGGCGGAGGAGCGGGAGCGGTGCCGCATCGCCGCGGGCGAGGTCGATGCCGCCGCCGTCGAAACGCTGCACGCCTTCGCGGGACGCATACTATCGTCGTACCCCCTCGAAGCGCGCCTGCCGCCCGTAATTGCCATGCAGGACGAAACCCGCGCGTCCATCGCCTTCGGTGAGAAGTGGGAGGAGTTCATCGACCGCCTGCTTGACGATCCGGCGATGGAGCTCACTCTGCTGCGGGCGTACGTGCTCGGGCTGAGGCCCGAGAAACTGCGGGCGGTGGCGCTGGCGTTCCACCGCAACTGGGACCGCCTGGAAGACGCCGCCCCCGACAGCAGCGAATGGGAGCCGCCGGACCTCGCGCCGCTGCTCGCCGCCCTGTCGGAGGCGTGCGGCTATGCCCGCTGCTGTGTGAACGCCGAAGACCGGCTCTACTGCCACCTCGAGACGCTGAAACGCTACTGCGACCGCCTTGAGGGGGCAACCGACGAACTGGACGTGCTGCGGGTCCTGGCCGAGAAGACGAGGATCGGGTTCGGGTACGGCAACAAGTCAAACTGGAGCGGTGTAACCCCCGGGGACCTGCGCGACATGTTGACCGAAGCAGAGCTGCTGCGGGGCGAGATGCTGACGGCGGCCCGCCGGGCGGCCCTCGCGCCGCTTCTCGCCGCCCTGCGCCGCTTCGTCCTCGATTATGCCGACGAGCGGCGGCGCCAGGGCACGCTCGAGTTCCACGACCTGCTCGTGCAAGCGCGCGACCTCCTGCGCCGCAACCGCGAAGTGCGGCGCTCGCTGCGGCGCCGCTTCTCGCACCTCCTCATCGATGAGTTCCAGGACACCGACCCGCTCCAGATCGAGATCGCCGTCCTCCTCGCCTCTGACGACGATGCCGGCGACGGGCCGTTCTCGTGGCAGGCGGCGAAGGTGGAAGAGGGGCGGCTCTTCTTCGTCGGCGACCCCAAGCAGTCGATCTACCGCTTTCGCCGGGCCGACATCGCCCTCTACCAGGCGGTGCAGCGCCGCTTCGAGGCAAGCACGGTGCGTCTCACGCAAAACTTCCGCTCCCTGCGTTTCGTCATCGACTGGGTGAACGGCGTGTTCCCCGAACTCATGGGTGCCGAGGCGAGGGACGGGCAGGCCGCCTACGAGAAGCTGTTCGCCCGCCGGGAACCACCCGACGGCGCGACGACCGTCCATCTGCTGGGGGGGCCGTCGGAGGGGAACATCGACGCGATTCGCGCGAAGGAAGCGGAAGAGATGGTCGCAGCCATCCGGCGCATAAAGGCGGAAGGCTGGCCCGTCGCCGAGAAGGGCGGCGACGGGGCCCTCTCGCTCCGGCCCGCGCGCTACGCCGATATCGCTGTCCTCATGCCTACCCGCACCGGCCTGCCGCCCCTCGAACAGGCGCTGGAAGAGGCGGCCATCCCCTACCGCGTCGAGAGCCGCTCGCTCGTGTACAGCTCGCAGGAGGTGCGCGACCTCCTGACCATACTGAGGGCGATAGACGACCCGACGGACGAGGTGGCGCTGGTGGCGGCGCTGCGCTCGCCTGCGTTCGGCTGCAGCGATGTCGACCTGCTCGGTTTCCGCCAGGCGAACGGACGCTGGGACTGCCGTCGGGACCCTCCCTCCACGCTTGCGCCCGATCACCCCGTCATAGCCGCGATGGCGTCGCTGCGGGGTTTTCACGAGAAGCGCACCTGGATGGGCATCAGCGGGGTCGTCGAGGCCGTGATACGAGAGCGGCGGCTATTCGAGATCGCCTTCGCGCACCGGCGCCCGCGCGAGCGGTGGCAGCGGCTGCGTTTCGTCCTCGACCAGGCGCGCGCTTTCGTCGAGGCGGGCGGAAGCACGCTCCGCCAGTTTGTCGACTGGGCGGAGCAGCAAGCCGAGGAAGGGACGCGGGTGGTGGAGACGGTCGTGCCCGAGGCGGACGACGACGCGGTGCGGATCATGACCATCCACGCTTCGAAAGGGCTGGAGTTTCCCATTGCGGCCCTTGTGGGTCTGAACGTCGAAGACCGGCCGCGGCCCCAGAACGCCATCGTGCTATGGGACAGGGACGGCACGCCGCATGTGCGTATCGGCCCGCAGAACGCACGGTTCGAAACGGAGGGCTTCGAGCGTCTGGCGGCGGCAGAAGAGGAGATGGACGCTTTCGAGAAAGTGCGCCTGCTTTACGTGGCGGCCACCCGCGCGCGCGACCACCTGATAGTGAGCCTGCACCACAAGAAAGGCGTTGAGTGCCACGCCGCCCGCTTGCACGAGCGCTGCCGGGAGATGCCGCGCCTCTGGCGGACGCTGGAGTTTGCGAAAGCAAGCGGGCCGCCCGCGGAAGAGAGGGCGTCGCGAAGGTTTGAAGACTCGCCGGAGGAGCGGGCGCAGTGGTTGGAGAAGAGACGGCGCCTCCTCGTCGAGCGCTCGCGGGCGCTTGTCGTCTCCGCCACCGGCCTTGCCGCCGAAGCAGCTCCGTCCGCCGATCCGAATCTGGAAAAGGACGCGCCGGCAGAGGAGGTACCGCCGTGGCGAAAGGGCAGGGCCGGTACGTCGCTTGGCCGCGCCGTGCACGCCGTCCTCCAGAGCGTCGATCTGGCGACGGGCGAAGGGCTCGAGGGCGCGGCGCAGGCGCAGGCCGCCGCTGAAGGGATTCCGGACCGCGCCGATGAGATCGCGCGCAGGGTGCGCGCCGCGCTCGACGCGCCGTCGGTGAGAGAGGCGGTGCGCGGCCGCTACCGTCGCGAGGTGTACGTGGCCGTGCCGGTAGACGGCATCGTCCTCGAGGGCTTCATCGACCTCCTGTACGAGACGGACGGCGGGCTCGTCGTCGTCGACTACAAGACGGACGCCGTCCCCGACGAGGAAGAGATGGCGCGGGCGATGGCGCGGTACCGGTTGCAGGGGGCGGCCTACGCGCTCGCCGTCGAGCGGGCGCTGGGGAGGAAGGTCGTCGCCTGTCGCTTCGTGTTTGTCCAGCCGACGGCCGCGCGCGAGCAGCCTATCGATGACCTGGCGTCCGCGATGGAAGACGCGCGGGCGGCGGTCCGGACGTTCGCCGGCTCCCGCGGCGGGGGCTAG